A genome region from Candidatus Anoxymicrobium japonicum includes the following:
- a CDS encoding glutamine amidotransferase yields MKIRIGWLYPDLMNIYGDRGNIMALVQRCRWRGIPVEVDELGMSARIEEGRHDIFFMGGGQDREQEIVYRDLLDVKGEALKREIENGAAALVICGGYQLFGKFYRPFDGEELKGIEVFDAYTVTGEKRCIGNVVAKSTLGGVSQTIVGFENHSGKTYLGKGCAPLGMVTCGFGNNAEDRTEGAVYLGAIGTYLHGSLLPKNPGITDFLIEKGLARWGRNVQLDPLDDIIELRARDAATSRARKTR; encoded by the coding sequence ATGAAAATCCGCATCGGGTGGTTGTACCCGGACCTCATGAATATTTACGGAGACCGCGGCAACATAATGGCGCTCGTGCAACGGTGCAGGTGGCGCGGCATTCCGGTCGAGGTGGACGAGCTCGGCATGAGCGCGCGCATCGAAGAAGGACGCCACGACATCTTCTTCATGGGCGGCGGGCAGGACCGCGAGCAGGAGATCGTCTATCGCGATCTGCTGGATGTGAAAGGCGAGGCCCTGAAACGCGAGATCGAGAACGGCGCGGCGGCGCTGGTTATCTGTGGCGGCTATCAGTTGTTCGGAAAATTTTACCGTCCGTTTGATGGCGAGGAACTAAAAGGAATCGAGGTCTTCGACGCTTACACCGTCACCGGCGAGAAACGCTGCATAGGAAATGTCGTAGCGAAATCGACGCTCGGCGGGGTTTCTCAGACAATCGTCGGCTTCGAGAACCACTCGGGCAAGACGTATCTGGGGAAAGGATGCGCGCCGCTCGGCATGGTGACATGCGGTTTCGGCAATAACGCGGAAGATCGCACCGAGGGAGCGGTTTATCTTGGCGCTATCGGGACGTACCTGCACGGCTCGCTCCTGCCGAAAAACCCGGGAATCACGGACTTCCTCATTGAAAAGGGGCTTGCCAGATGGGGAAGAAACGTACAACTCGACCCGCTGGACGATATTATCGAGTTACGCGCGCGCGACGCGGCGACATCGCGGGCGCGCAAAACCCGTTGA